The Streptomyces kanamyceticus genome window below encodes:
- a CDS encoding IS110 family RNA-guided transposase, giving the protein MKAFCGIDWASDHHDIAVVDEMGSLLARARIDDSAEGLDQLLQMLAEHGDSSQSPIPVAIETSRGLLVACLRATGRPVYAINPMAAARYRDRHTVSRKKSDHLDAMVLANILRTDAAAHRMLPADSEVAQAVAVLARAQQDGVWDRTQAGNKLTSHLREYFPSYLNAVGHRREGIYHPIARELLAAAPTPQQAAKLTRPQLRAVLKKAGRKNTIDREVERLHSALRASQMRHLPLVEEAMGRQALALLRQLEAACTSAEDLAEAAVQAFEAHADAEIITSFPGLGPLSGARVLAEIGDDRTRFADARGLKAYAGSAPVTRASGKSVSVAARRVKNQRLAGVGYMWAFSAMAHSDGARAHYDRRREAGDRHTAAQRNLFNRMVGCLHHCLTHRVPFNEAVAFPTSREPRLALAA; this is encoded by the coding sequence GTGAAAGCGTTCTGCGGCATCGACTGGGCCAGCGACCACCACGACATAGCCGTCGTTGACGAAATGGGTTCGCTGCTGGCTCGTGCTCGCATCGACGACTCCGCGGAAGGGCTCGACCAGCTGCTTCAGATGCTCGCCGAGCACGGCGATAGTTCGCAGAGCCCCATCCCGGTGGCTATCGAGACCTCCCGCGGACTTCTGGTCGCCTGCCTTCGGGCAACCGGCCGCCCCGTCTACGCCATCAACCCGATGGCCGCGGCTCGATATCGGGACCGTCACACGGTCTCCCGGAAGAAGTCCGACCACCTAGACGCCATGGTGCTTGCGAACATTCTCCGCACCGACGCCGCCGCGCACCGCATGCTCCCCGCCGACTCGGAGGTGGCCCAGGCCGTCGCCGTCCTTGCCCGTGCCCAGCAGGACGGCGTATGGGACCGAACCCAGGCCGGCAACAAGCTGACTTCTCACCTGCGCGAGTATTTCCCCAGCTACCTGAACGCCGTCGGGCACCGCCGTGAGGGCATCTATCACCCCATAGCCCGGGAGCTCCTGGCCGCGGCACCCACTCCGCAACAGGCTGCCAAGCTGACCCGGCCGCAGCTGCGGGCCGTGCTGAAGAAGGCAGGCCGCAAGAACACCATCGATAGAGAGGTCGAGCGTCTGCACAGCGCACTTCGCGCATCGCAGATGCGTCATCTTCCCCTGGTCGAGGAGGCCATGGGCCGCCAGGCACTCGCGCTGCTTCGGCAGTTGGAGGCCGCGTGCACGAGCGCCGAAGATCTTGCCGAGGCCGCGGTGCAGGCGTTCGAGGCACATGCTGATGCCGAGATCATCACCAGTTTCCCGGGGCTGGGTCCGCTCAGCGGTGCTCGGGTTCTGGCCGAGATCGGCGACGACAGGACACGGTTCGCCGACGCCAGAGGTCTGAAGGCGTACGCGGGTTCCGCCCCGGTCACCCGGGCCTCCGGCAAGAGCGTGTCCGTCGCGGCCCGCAGGGTGAAGAACCAGCGGCTGGCCGGCGTCGGCTATATGTGGGCCTTCTCAGCGATGGCCCATTCAGACGGAGCACGGGCTCACTACGACCGCCGTCGTGAGGCCGGAGACCGGCACACGGCCGCTCAGAGGAACCTCTTCAACCGGATGGTCGGCTGCCTCCACCACTGTCTGACGCACCGGGTCCCGTTCAACGAGGCCGTGGCCTTCCCGACCTCGCGAGAACCACGTCTTGCCCTCGCCGCTTGA
- a CDS encoding transposase, with the protein MNGRRRHLICDTLGLLLTIHVSAGDVTDRQAATDMLPDLADRFPTITKVWADGGYTGTLITWALAILHLAVTVIKRTDEITGFVVLPRRWCVERSFAWLLRSRRLVRDYERRPDSSEAMIRWSMTMLMIRRLAGPRQA; encoded by the coding sequence ATCAACGGCAGGCGCCGGCACCTGATCTGCGACACCCTCGGACTGCTCCTGACGATCCACGTGAGCGCGGGAGACGTCACCGACCGCCAGGCGGCCACCGACATGCTGCCCGACCTGGCCGACCGCTTCCCCACCATCACGAAGGTATGGGCCGACGGCGGCTACACCGGCACCCTCATCACCTGGGCCCTGGCCATCCTGCACCTGGCCGTCACGGTGATCAAGCGCACCGACGAGATCACCGGCTTCGTGGTCCTGCCCCGGCGGTGGTGCGTGGAACGGTCTTTCGCCTGGCTGCTTCGCTCACGCCGTCTCGTCCGTGACTACGAGCGCCGGCCTGACAGCAGCGAGGCCATGATCCGATGGTCGATGACGATGCTCATGATCCGCCGCCTCGCAGGCCCGCGGCAAGCGTGA
- a CDS encoding PDDEXK family nuclease has product MDFLLMLPSGARVVLEVDGVQHYSVGLDDDRRPSPQLYGEMMAEDRALRLRGYEVFRFGGYELMSDSAPDMLREFFTVLDERFGSTQSARPR; this is encoded by the coding sequence ATGGACTTTCTGCTGATGCTGCCGAGTGGTGCACGCGTCGTCCTGGAGGTGGACGGCGTCCAGCACTACTCGGTCGGGCTCGATGACGACAGAAGGCCCTCGCCCCAGCTGTACGGCGAGATGATGGCGGAGGACCGGGCCTTGCGGCTGCGTGGTTACGAGGTCTTCAGGTTCGGAGGCTATGAACTTATGAGCGATAGCGCGCCAGACATGCTGCGCGAGTTCTTCACCGTGCTCGACGAGCGGTTCGGCTCAACGCAGTCGGCCCGCCCGCGGTAG
- a CDS encoding alpha/beta hydrolase, with protein sequence MHTSARPTFVLVPGGSSNARAWGPLQNELALHGHRSYAVDLPGHGDRANHPAAYYQQPQDLAALAAAPSPMRGITLQDNVRHVLDVLHRLAPSGPLVLAGNSFGGLTVTAVANAVPELLDRVVYLSAVCLSDPAMVTEKWDVLDDNVLDAAAARITVPDTANQGVVRLNWRAAHADPVLFAQLKTAVMADSTDHQFRMLLDSMDPDENYAVLEEGTVARAARWGAVPHTFVRLTEDLSIPPAVQDYMIRKADELTPENPFEVRTLAASHVGYFSRPHLFAALLADLVRAASR encoded by the coding sequence ATGCACACCAGCGCACGCCCCACCTTCGTGCTCGTTCCCGGCGGGTCCAGCAACGCCCGCGCCTGGGGGCCGTTGCAGAACGAGCTGGCCCTCCACGGGCACCGTTCGTACGCCGTCGACCTGCCCGGTCACGGCGACCGCGCCAACCACCCGGCCGCCTACTACCAGCAGCCGCAGGACCTGGCGGCACTGGCCGCCGCCCCCTCCCCGATGCGAGGCATCACGTTGCAGGACAACGTCCGTCACGTGCTGGACGTCCTGCACCGGCTCGCTCCGTCGGGACCCCTGGTCCTGGCGGGCAACAGCTTCGGCGGCCTGACCGTCACCGCCGTCGCGAACGCCGTGCCCGAACTCCTCGACCGCGTCGTCTACCTTTCCGCGGTCTGCCTTAGCGACCCGGCGATGGTCACCGAGAAGTGGGACGTCCTCGACGACAACGTGCTGGACGCCGCAGCGGCACGCATCACCGTGCCGGACACCGCAAACCAGGGGGTGGTACGGCTGAACTGGCGCGCCGCGCACGCCGACCCCGTACTGTTCGCGCAGCTCAAGACCGCCGTCATGGCCGACTCCACCGACCACCAGTTCCGGATGCTACTCGACTCCATGGACCCGGACGAGAACTACGCGGTGCTGGAGGAGGGCACGGTGGCCCGGGCTGCGCGATGGGGTGCGGTCCCGCACACCTTCGTACGCCTCACCGAAGATTTGAGCATCCCCCCGGCCGTCCAGGACTACATGATCCGCAAGGCGGACGAACTGACCCCGGAGAACCCGTTCGAGGTCCGCACTTTGGCCGCGTCACACGTCGGATACTTCAGCCGACCGCACCTCTTCGCAGCACTCTTGGCCGACCTGGTCCGAGCGGCGTCGAGGTAA
- a CDS encoding methyltransferase, whose amino-acid sequence MLPSNLEKALYGVIATPVLHLADRHRVFSHLATHGPSSAHDIAPQLNLDEDALERILLVLTSLEILQRTPSGHYHLPEDIRPYVDPDDDHYIGGFITHLVTETASRMPRLDAYLQQGKDAVDGPDSQPFTSLYRDEQTTRAFLNAMWDLSFAPSRQLAALAGLTHTTHLVDIGGASGSFAVAALQDSPTLRATVFDLPQIQPYLEETRIAHKLGDRLAFTPGNFFTDEFPEGDCLAFGYILSDWPDHSCLELLHKAHRACQAGGRVLLMERLFDDSRQGPLSTAAMNLTMHLETQGRHRTADEYTALLRDAGFTNCHPLRSTSDKHLIIGQKAS is encoded by the coding sequence GTGCTGCCCAGCAACCTGGAGAAGGCCCTGTACGGCGTGATCGCCACGCCCGTCCTGCACCTGGCCGACCGCCACCGCGTCTTCTCCCACCTGGCAACCCACGGCCCAAGCTCCGCACACGACATCGCTCCACAGCTGAACCTCGACGAGGACGCACTGGAACGCATCCTGCTGGTCCTCACCTCCCTCGAAATCCTCCAGCGCACCCCCTCCGGCCACTACCACCTTCCCGAAGACATACGGCCCTACGTCGACCCCGACGACGATCACTACATCGGCGGCTTCATCACCCACCTCGTCACGGAAACAGCCAGCAGGATGCCCCGGCTCGACGCCTACCTCCAACAGGGCAAAGACGCTGTGGACGGCCCCGACTCCCAGCCGTTCACCTCCCTCTACCGCGATGAGCAGACCACCCGCGCCTTCCTCAACGCCATGTGGGACCTCAGCTTCGCCCCCTCCCGACAACTCGCCGCCCTCGCCGGACTCACCCACACCACCCACCTCGTCGACATCGGCGGCGCCAGCGGCTCCTTCGCGGTCGCCGCACTGCAGGACTCGCCCACACTCCGGGCAACCGTCTTCGACCTCCCCCAGATTCAGCCCTACCTCGAAGAGACCCGCATCGCCCACAAACTCGGTGACCGGCTCGCCTTCACACCCGGCAACTTCTTCACAGACGAGTTTCCCGAAGGCGACTGCCTCGCCTTCGGCTACATCCTGTCCGACTGGCCCGACCACAGCTGCCTCGAGCTCCTGCACAAAGCTCACCGAGCCTGCCAGGCAGGCGGCCGGGTGCTCCTCATGGAAAGACTCTTCGACGACTCCCGCCAAGGCCCCCTGTCCACCGCAGCAATGAACCTGACCATGCACCTGGAAACCCAAGGACGCCACCGCACAGCCGATGAATACACCGCCCTCCTTAGGGACGCCGGATTCACCAACTGCCACCCACTCCGCTCCACCAGCGATAAACACCTGATCATCGGACAAAAGGCCAGCTGA
- a CDS encoding RHS repeat-associated core domain-containing protein, translated as MPAPPRGAGAARRRVALTLSALMIGGLIQGTGALPAAAAAGDGRPGLPKTDEPIPGQDGIRVQPRKVSSGPRMPAKAPKADWPEPETATVDLSSKSVRADGDLPVELTPAAEGKDALDGTVEAKVLDHSHSERAGVDGLLFTLAPKSGKEGKNGDEPATRSALKAADKAEADAKSAPPSGDVSITVDYADFGGAFGGTYASRLKLIKLPACVLTNPGKTECRTGTPVASKNDTGKQTLTADRVSLRAGRATVFAAAADTKGEKGDYKATSLSPSASWDTNLNTGDFTWAYDMPVPEVPSGLSPDVGLSYNSGTIDGRTGETNNQASWVGDGFDLSPGFIERRYKSCAEDGEKGSDGNKPGDLCWKYDNAFVSFNGKGGELVPTGHNDEWKLQQDDGTKIKRLKSTNRGNGDNDGEYWRVTDPGGTRYYFGYHRLPGWKDGKETTDSTWTVPVFGNNSGEPCHADSYAKSWCQQAWRWNLDYVVDTHGNAISYHYGKETNHYGRNLKAEDATPYTRGGYLKRIDYGLKSSSMYGTKPEARVVFGNSERCLPKDGVTCTPDTIDEKSFYWYDTPWDLNCKAGKKCEGAHFAPSFWTRKRLTDVSTEVLKADGAYGKVDSWKLGHRWGMADTDYQLLLDSVQHTGHTASPAITLPKTTFAYTQLANRMDKTGDGFAPFIKSRLSTVADESGAQIDATYSAPACDAAKLPTPQSNTTRCFPQYIGGDAQNDPVRQWFNKYVVTSVVATDRTGGAPDQVTTYDFLDGAAWHYNDDDGLTKEKHRTWSQWRGYGHVRVKTGGQGGASAMKSQADTYFLRGMNGDRKGPSGGTKSVSVSLGGGEGSAITDDAALAGFTYKTVQFDKPGGKVIGKTVHRPWHHETAKKTRDWGTVTAGFSGISTTQAWTSLDDGAGKKWRTASTSTTYDKVAGRVTAVDDHGDPANGADAQCTRTEYATNSDKNILNLPARVETVATSCDSGVNRKKDVVSDVRTAYDGGAYGAAPTKGNATATATLKSHDGTKATYLEAGATFDDYGRELTTTDLTADVTVTGSGTPVRAKRSDGRTTNTIYTPSTGMPTQTRTVSPPATRLDAKSAQTTTAQLDPLRGHMLKETDTNGKETEFAYDALGRSTKVWLADRKTSSTPTYEFSYSVTEGKPVAVATKLLDNNGGQVSSYKLYDGFLRERQSQAPGPDGGRLISDVFYDERGLVTKTFADYYVDGKPVTELFKPADALSVESQTRTTHDGIGRPVQVQMIAGNGDGGKVLNTTTTSYHGDRTTVVPPAGETATTTLTDVRGRTVELRQHHERRADAPYDSTKYTYTPSGQPSTVTDPAGNKWTSAYDQLGRVVKSSDPDKGTTTSAYDDHNQLASSTDARGLTLVNVYDNSGRKTEVREGSNTGKLRLSWTYDTIPGAKGQLAESTRYVGDAKYTTKVTGYDRLYRPARTAVVIPESEGELAGTYQTGTAYKPSGKVASISYSAAGSLPGGSVSYGYEADTLRPTSVFGQGMTASTKFSHTGKPLQHELGLTDGKKTWVTNTYEWGTQRLATTRVDREDQKGVDQQASYTYDEAGNVLSLKDVSRTGTDNQCFRYDYLRRLTEAWTQGDRTCGESPSADALGGPAPYWHSYTYDKTGNRLSETRHNPTGDTKKDVKRAYAYPKPGTAQAHALTSVTTEGPDGTRKMDYAYDKTGNTTGRGDQKLTWDAEGNLTKVTEPVAGKPDKVTEYLYDTEGQRLLSRTGERTTLYLGHTEVTLGKGAAKAKATRYLDLGNGHQAVRADDGSFSFTIGDHNGTGLLAVGARDLSLNQRRVTPFGGTRGEAPRSWPGTKGFVGGTDESKGTGLTHLGAREYDPDTGRFISVDSVMDTSDAQQMHGYTYGNNNPLVYADPSGKFFRSFFNNIWSSIVDSAKNAVGIKNKNPGASRPKATAPTVSNKKLRGSLANLYTKDTGGRVWGDGKTSTAIIHELNTGKRLPDHNSKNPNATKKQWHIDKGWAAMKGLSDILEKDRKARETGKGAESLLNDHDLAVAKSEAKELWNALNSRDVTGNIKKLAHSDANMKSAIKKSMAGTMQNSAVKDLTGQKFEPTKHKGPQPVGDPTRLRGFAKSFGIAGGVTSAAQAPGYVREYGWKRGTWEMIKGMSDPFGFSKGQDPYYPEDNGGGSICDPSSGNCA; from the coding sequence ATGCCCGCGCCGCCACGCGGCGCAGGCGCGGCACGCAGACGCGTCGCGCTGACTCTGTCGGCCCTCATGATCGGCGGCCTGATCCAGGGCACAGGAGCCCTCCCGGCCGCTGCGGCCGCGGGCGACGGCCGCCCGGGCCTGCCGAAGACCGACGAGCCCATACCCGGCCAAGACGGCATCAGGGTCCAGCCTCGCAAGGTCAGTTCTGGCCCGCGTATGCCCGCCAAGGCGCCCAAGGCCGACTGGCCCGAGCCCGAGACAGCGACGGTCGATCTGTCGTCCAAGTCCGTGCGGGCCGACGGTGATCTGCCCGTCGAACTCACCCCCGCCGCCGAGGGGAAGGACGCACTCGACGGCACCGTCGAGGCCAAGGTCCTGGACCACAGCCACTCCGAACGAGCCGGTGTGGACGGCCTGTTGTTCACGCTCGCACCGAAGAGCGGCAAGGAAGGCAAAAACGGGGACGAGCCCGCCACGCGCAGCGCCCTCAAGGCCGCCGACAAGGCCGAGGCTGATGCCAAGTCTGCACCCCCCAGCGGCGACGTCTCCATAACCGTCGACTATGCCGACTTCGGCGGTGCCTTCGGCGGCACCTACGCCTCCCGCCTCAAGCTCATCAAGCTCCCGGCCTGCGTTCTCACCAACCCGGGCAAGACCGAGTGCCGCACTGGTACCCCGGTCGCCTCGAAGAACGACACCGGCAAGCAGACCCTGACCGCGGACAGGGTCTCCCTGCGCGCGGGCCGTGCCACCGTATTCGCCGCCGCAGCCGACACCAAGGGCGAGAAGGGCGACTACAAGGCCACTTCCCTCTCCCCGTCAGCCAGTTGGGACACGAACCTCAACACCGGTGACTTCACCTGGGCCTACGACATGCCCGTGCCCGAGGTCCCCAGCGGCCTCTCCCCAGACGTGGGCCTGAGCTACAACTCCGGCACGATCGACGGGCGCACCGGCGAGACCAACAATCAGGCGTCCTGGGTCGGCGACGGCTTCGACTTGTCCCCCGGGTTCATCGAACGCCGCTACAAGTCGTGTGCCGAGGACGGCGAGAAGGGCTCGGACGGCAACAAGCCGGGCGACCTGTGCTGGAAGTACGACAACGCCTTCGTGTCGTTCAACGGCAAGGGCGGCGAGCTCGTGCCCACGGGCCACAACGACGAGTGGAAGCTGCAGCAGGACGACGGCACCAAGATCAAGCGCCTGAAGTCCACCAACCGTGGCAACGGCGACAACGACGGTGAGTACTGGCGTGTGACTGACCCGGGTGGCACGCGCTACTACTTCGGCTACCACCGCTTGCCGGGCTGGAAGGACGGCAAGGAGACCACGGACTCCACCTGGACCGTACCGGTCTTCGGCAACAACTCCGGTGAGCCCTGCCATGCCGACTCCTACGCCAAGTCCTGGTGCCAGCAGGCCTGGCGCTGGAACCTCGACTACGTCGTCGACACCCACGGCAACGCGATCTCTTACCACTACGGCAAGGAGACCAACCACTACGGCCGCAACCTCAAGGCCGAGGACGCCACCCCGTACACCCGCGGCGGTTACCTCAAGCGCATCGACTACGGTCTGAAGTCCTCGTCGATGTACGGCACCAAGCCCGAGGCGCGCGTCGTCTTCGGCAACTCCGAGCGATGTCTGCCGAAGGACGGCGTCACGTGTACGCCGGACACGATCGACGAGAAGTCGTTCTACTGGTACGACACGCCCTGGGACCTCAACTGCAAGGCGGGCAAGAAGTGCGAGGGCGCACACTTCGCACCCTCCTTCTGGACCCGCAAGCGCCTGACCGACGTCAGCACGGAGGTCCTGAAGGCCGACGGCGCCTACGGCAAGGTCGACTCCTGGAAGCTCGGCCACCGCTGGGGCATGGCCGACACGGACTACCAGCTGCTGCTCGACAGCGTGCAGCACACGGGCCACACCGCGAGCCCGGCGATCACGCTGCCGAAGACCACGTTTGCGTACACACAGCTCGCCAACCGCATGGACAAGACGGGTGACGGCTTCGCGCCGTTCATCAAGTCTCGTCTTTCCACGGTCGCCGACGAGTCCGGCGCCCAGATCGATGCCACATACTCGGCGCCCGCCTGCGACGCGGCCAAGCTGCCGACGCCGCAGTCGAACACCACACGCTGCTTCCCCCAGTACATCGGCGGTGACGCCCAGAACGATCCGGTGCGGCAGTGGTTCAACAAGTACGTCGTCACCTCCGTGGTGGCGACGGACCGCACGGGTGGCGCCCCGGACCAGGTGACGACGTACGACTTCCTCGACGGCGCGGCCTGGCACTACAACGATGACGACGGCCTGACCAAGGAGAAGCACAGGACCTGGTCGCAGTGGCGCGGCTACGGCCATGTCCGGGTCAAGACCGGCGGCCAGGGCGGCGCTTCGGCCATGAAGTCGCAGGCGGACACGTACTTTCTGCGCGGCATGAACGGCGACCGCAAGGGCCCATCCGGCGGGACCAAGTCCGTGAGCGTGTCCCTCGGCGGCGGCGAGGGTTCCGCGATCACCGATGACGCGGCGCTGGCGGGCTTCACATACAAGACCGTGCAGTTCGACAAGCCCGGCGGCAAGGTCATCGGTAAGACCGTCCACCGCCCCTGGCACCATGAGACTGCCAAGAAGACACGCGACTGGGGCACCGTCACCGCGGGCTTCAGCGGCATCTCGACGACCCAGGCGTGGACGTCCCTCGACGACGGTGCGGGCAAGAAGTGGCGCACTGCGTCCACCTCCACGACGTACGACAAGGTAGCCGGGCGCGTCACGGCGGTCGACGACCACGGTGACCCGGCGAACGGTGCGGACGCCCAGTGCACCCGCACCGAGTACGCCACCAACAGCGACAAGAACATCCTCAACCTGCCTGCGCGCGTGGAGACAGTCGCCACGTCCTGTGACAGCGGGGTAAACCGCAAGAAGGACGTCGTCAGCGACGTCCGCACGGCCTACGACGGTGGCGCCTACGGTGCGGCGCCGACGAAGGGCAACGCCACCGCGACGGCGACGCTCAAGAGCCACGACGGCACCAAGGCCACGTACTTGGAGGCCGGGGCGACCTTCGACGACTACGGACGCGAGCTGACGACGACTGACCTCACCGCCGACGTCACGGTCACCGGTAGCGGCACCCCGGTGCGCGCCAAGCGCTCCGACGGCCGCACCACGAACACGATTTACACCCCGTCCACGGGCATGCCCACGCAGACCAGGACGGTGTCGCCGCCCGCCACGCGCCTCGACGCAAAGAGCGCGCAGACGACGACGGCGCAGCTCGACCCGCTGCGCGGGCACATGCTCAAGGAGACGGACACCAACGGCAAGGAGACGGAGTTCGCGTACGACGCGCTCGGCCGCTCCACCAAGGTGTGGCTCGCCGACCGCAAGACGTCGTCCACGCCGACGTACGAGTTCTCCTACTCCGTCACCGAGGGCAAGCCGGTGGCCGTCGCCACCAAGCTACTCGACAACAACGGTGGCCAGGTCTCCTCGTACAAGCTCTACGACGGCTTCCTCAGGGAGCGACAGTCCCAGGCTCCGGGCCCGGACGGCGGCCGTCTGATCTCCGACGTCTTCTACGATGAACGCGGCCTTGTCACCAAGACGTTCGCGGACTACTACGTGGACGGCAAGCCCGTTACCGAGCTGTTCAAGCCCGCCGACGCGCTGTCCGTGGAGTCGCAGACCCGCACCACCCACGACGGCATCGGCCGCCCGGTGCAGGTGCAGATGATCGCCGGGAACGGCGACGGCGGCAAGGTCCTGAACACCACGACGACCAGCTACCACGGCGACCGCACCACGGTCGTTCCGCCGGCCGGCGAGACCGCCACGACGACCCTCACGGACGTCCGCGGCCGCACGGTCGAGCTGCGCCAGCACCATGAGCGGAGGGCCGACGCCCCCTACGACAGCACCAAGTACACGTACACACCCTCCGGTCAGCCCTCGACGGTGACCGACCCCGCGGGCAACAAATGGACGTCCGCGTACGACCAGCTGGGCCGCGTGGTGAAGTCCAGCGACCCGGACAAGGGCACCACGACCAGCGCGTACGACGACCACAACCAACTGGCCTCCAGCACCGACGCCCGCGGCCTCACTCTCGTCAACGTCTACGACAACAGCGGCCGCAAGACCGAGGTCCGCGAGGGCTCGAACACCGGCAAGCTGCGCCTGAGCTGGACCTACGACACCATCCCCGGCGCCAAGGGCCAGCTCGCCGAGTCCACGCGCTACGTGGGCGACGCGAAGTACACGACCAAGGTCACCGGCTACGACCGCCTCTACCGCCCCGCGCGGACCGCGGTCGTGATCCCGGAGTCCGAGGGCGAGCTCGCCGGGACCTACCAGACCGGCACCGCGTACAAGCCGTCGGGCAAGGTCGCTTCGATCAGCTACTCGGCGGCGGGCTCGCTGCCCGGTGGCTCGGTCAGCTACGGCTACGAGGCGGACACGCTGCGTCCGACGTCCGTGTTCGGGCAGGGTATGACGGCCTCGACCAAGTTCAGCCACACCGGCAAGCCGCTGCAGCACGAACTGGGCCTGACGGACGGCAAAAAGACCTGGGTCACCAACACCTATGAGTGGGGCACCCAGCGCCTGGCCACGACTCGCGTGGACCGCGAGGACCAGAAGGGCGTCGACCAGCAGGCGAGCTACACCTACGACGAGGCGGGCAACGTCCTGTCGCTCAAGGACGTCTCACGCACGGGCACGGACAACCAGTGCTTCCGCTACGACTACCTGCGGCGCCTGACCGAGGCATGGACGCAGGGCGACCGGACGTGCGGCGAGTCCCCGTCCGCCGACGCCCTCGGCGGCCCGGCCCCGTACTGGCACTCGTACACCTACGACAAGACCGGCAACCGCCTCTCGGAGACCCGCCACAACCCGACCGGCGACACCAAGAAGGACGTCAAGCGCGCCTACGCCTACCCCAAGCCGGGCACCGCGCAGGCCCACGCGCTGACCTCGGTCACCACCGAGGGCCCGGACGGCACGCGGAAGATGGACTACGCCTACGACAAGACCGGCAACACCACCGGCCGTGGCGACCAGAAGCTCACCTGGGACGCGGAGGGCAACCTCACCAAGGTGACCGAGCCGGTCGCAGGCAAGCCCGACAAGGTCACGGAGTACCTGTACGACACTGAGGGCCAGCGTCTGCTCTCCCGTACGGGAGAGCGGACTACGCTGTACCTCGGTCACACCGAGGTCACGCTCGGCAAGGGCGCGGCCAAGGCGAAGGCCACCCGGTACCTCGACCTGGGCAACGGCCACCAGGCCGTGCGCGCGGACGACGGCTCCTTCTCCTTCACGATCGGCGACCACAACGGCACTGGCCTCCTGGCCGTCGGGGCACGCGACTTGTCCCTCAACCAGCGCCGTGTGACGCCCTTCGGCGGCACACGCGGTGAGGCACCGAGGTCATGGCCCGGCACGAAGGGCTTCGTCGGCGGCACCGACGAGTCGAAGGGAACGGGCCTCACCCATCTCGGCGCCCGTGAGTACGACCCGGACACGGGCCGGTTCATCTCCGTCGACTCGGTGATGGACACGTCGGACGCCCAGCAGATGCACGGCTACACCTACGGGAACAACAACCCGCTGGTGTACGCGGACCCGAGCGGGAAGTTCTTCCGCTCGTTCTTCAACAACATCTGGTCGAGCATCGTGGACTCGGCCAAGAACGCGGTCGGGATCAAGAACAAGAACCCTGGCGCCTCGCGGCCGAAGGCGACCGCACCGACGGTCAGCAACAAGAAATTGCGCGGCAGTCTGGCGAATCTCTATACCAAGGACACGGGTGGAAGGGTCTGGGGCGACGGCAAGACGTCGACCGCGATTATCCACGAGCTCAACACGGGGAAGCGGCTGCCCGACCACAACTCGAAGAATCCGAACGCGACGAAGAAGCAGTGGCACATCGACAAGGGGTGGGCCGCGATGAAGGGTCTCTCGGACATCCTGGAGAAGGACCGAAAGGCCAGGGAGACGGGTAAGGGCGCGGAGAGCCTTCTCAACGACCACGACCTGGCAGTCGCCAAGTCAGAGGCGAAGGAACTCTGGAACGCGCTCAACTCCCGCGACGTCACCGGAAACATCAAGAAGCTGGCTCACAGTGACGCGAACATGAAGAGCGCCATCAAGAAGAGCATGGCGGGCACCATGCAGAACTCGGCCGTCAAGGACCTCACAGGTCAGAAGTTCGAGCCGACCAAGCACAAAGGCCCCCAGCCGGTCGGCGATCCCACACGCCTGCGTGGCTTTGCCAAGTCGTTCGGCATCGCGGGTGGCGTGACATCGGCGGCTCAGGCGCCTGGCTATGTCAGGGAGTACGGCTGGAAGCGCGGCACATGGGAGATGATCAAGGGCATGTCCGACCCGTTCGGTTTTTCCAAGGGGCAGGACCCCTACTACCCTGAGGACAATGGCGGCGGATCCATTTGTGATCCCTCCTCTGGCAACTGCGCCTGA